A stretch of the Musa acuminata AAA Group cultivar baxijiao chromosome BXJ2-7, Cavendish_Baxijiao_AAA, whole genome shotgun sequence genome encodes the following:
- the LOC135580857 gene encoding BTB/POZ domain-containing protein NPY4-like encodes MKFMKLGSKPDSFQSDGKDIRFVATDLAADIIIRVGNVKFHLHKFPLLSKSFRLQKLITTTNNEKTDEICISDIPGGAAAFEICAKFCYGMTVTLNAHNVTAARCAAEYLQMHETVDKGNLIYKIEVFLRTSILRSWKDSIIVLQTTRSLLPWSEDLKLIDHCIESIASKASTDASKVEWSYTDNRKKLPSENCLETHWKGIRKENSVPKDWWVEDLCELEIGFFKKIIMAIKAKGRVSSEVIGEALKAYTYRRLSSLGKEKGGDPNKNRSLLETIILLLPSEKGSVSCCFLLKLLRAGSLLDCSECSKRELVKRIGRQLEDASVPGLLIPSTSGENTIYDVDMVLNIVEEFIMQDNSDVQLSTNEELHELNAPALASGISKITVAKLVDDYLIEIAKDPNLPLSKFIDLAEILPSDSRPVHDGLYHAIDTYLKEHPGLGKSEKKKLCGLMNCKKLSGDVCAHAMQNERLPLRLVVQILYFEQMRASAATTSRAESGNSYGSSRSAITTNTEDECDGVPNAEDGKARKFTKLSEGGKGCEWSSGGNNENRSNGQGKSGNSQVKGVVMPKKMLGKFLLSSKGQAGGSSSSSDTSSGSPNSAKQGEPKLTPSRNIRYTVL; translated from the exons ATGAAGTTTATGAAGCTTGGATCCAAACCTGATTCCTTTCAGAGTGATGGGAAAGACATCAG GTTCGTGGCCACTGACTTAGCAGCTGACATCATTATTCGTGTAGGAAATGTCAAATTCCATTTGCACAAG TTTCCCCTGCTGTCCAAGAGTTTTCGCTTGCAGAAGCTGATAACGACTACCAACAACGAAAAGACTGATGAAATATGCATTTCGGATATCCCTGGCGGTGCAGCTGCTTTTGAAATTTGTGCAAAATTTTGTTACGGCATGACTGTGACCCTCAATGCTCACAATGTGACTGCCGCACGATGTGCAGCTGAGTACCTACAAATGCACGAAACAGTCGATAAAGGGAACCTGATCTATAAAATAGAAGTCTTCCTCAGAACTAGTATATTGCGTAGCTGGAAAGATTCAATCATAGTTCTCCAGACTACAAGGTCTCTTTTACCATGGTCTGAGGATCTGAAGTTGATTGACCATTGCATAGAGTCTATAGCTTCCAAGGCCTCAACTGATGCTTCTAAAGTGGAATGGTCATACACGGACAACAGGAAGAAGCTTCCTTCTGAAAATTGTTTGGAAACACATTGGAAAGGCATCAGGAAAGAGAATTCAGTGCCCAAGGACTGGTGGGTCGAGGACTTATGTGAACTTGAAATTGGCTTTTTTAAGAAGATCATAATGGCCATCAAAGCCAAGGGGAGAGTCTCTTCTGAAGTGATTGGGGAAGCACTGAAAGCCTATACTTATAGGAGGCTCTCAAGTTTGGGCAAAGAAaagggaggtgatcccaataaaAACCGGTCATTGCTGGAGACTATCATTTTGTTGTTGCCCTCAGAGAAAGGTTCTGTGTCCTGCTGTTTTCTTCTGAAGTTACTAAGAGCTGGTAGTTTACTGGATTGTAGTGAATGTAGCAAAAGGGAACTCGTGAAGCGAATAGGCCGCCAGTTAGAAGATGCATCAGTGCCCGGTCTCTTGATTCCTAGCACCTCAGGAGAAAACACCATATATGATGTCGACATGGTTCTCAACATAGTGGAAGAATTCATAATGCAGGATAATAGTGATGTTCAACTCAGCACAAATGAGGAGCTTCATGAGTTAAATGCCCCAGCTTTGGCCTCAGGGATTTCAAAGATCACAGTAGCCAAGCTAGTCGACGATTATCTAATTGAGATTGCTAAAGACCCTAATTTACCTCTTTCCAAATTTATCGATCTTGCTGAGATTCTACCAAGTGATTCAAGACCTGTACATGATGGGCTTTATCATGCCATTGACACTTATCTCAAG GAACATCCAGGCCTTGGCAAGAGTGAGAAGAAGAAGCTATGTGGCCTGATGAACTGCAAGAAGCTCTCAGGGGACGTTTGCGCACATGCCATGCAGAACGAGCGGCTCCCATTGCGGTTGGTGGTGCAGATCCTGTACTTTGAGCAGATGAGGGCATCTGCCGCTACCACCAGCCGAGCTGAGAGTGGCAACTCGTATGGAAGCTCAAGGTCAGCCATCACGACCAACACTGAAGACGAATGTGATGGCGTGCCGAATGCAGAAGACGGTAAAGCTCGGAAATTTACAAAGCTTAGTGAAGGAGGAAAGGGATGCGAATGGAGCAGCGGAGGCAACAATGAAAACAGAAGCAATGGTCAAGGGAAGAGTGGCAACAGTCAGGTGAAGGGCGTGGTGATGCCAAAGAAGATGCTTGGGAAGTTCTTATTATCAAGCAAAGGGCAGGCTGGGGGGAGCAGCAGCTCCTCTGACACTTCTTCTGGAAGTCCAAACTCAGCCAAACAAGGGGAGCCTAAGTTGACTCCTTCCAGAAATATAAGGTACACAGTTTTATAG
- the LOC135617949 gene encoding LOB domain-containing protein 38-like: MSCNGCRVLRKGCSDSCFLRPCLQWIDFPEAQAHATVFVAKFFGRAGLMSFISGVPPSQRPALFKSLLFEACGRTINPVNGAVGLMWTGNWHLCQAAVETVLRGGTLSTLPGLAAEDHSDDAPPESDGLCSPPLMGFSSSAAKRWKVPAPYDAVAALSCDLDLCLTPSPGDGSEEKRSWRPATPSINSEGSVTTSGGGDGSTAEPRLLNLFV, encoded by the exons ATGAGCTGCAACGGATGCAGAGTTTTACGCAAGGGTTGCAGCGACTCCTGCTTTCTGCGGCCTTGCCTCCAGTGGATCGACTTCCCCGAGGCTCAGGCCCACGCCACCGTCTTCGTCGCCAAGTTCTTCGGTCGCGCCGGCCTCATGTCCTTCATCTCCGGCGTTCCCCCCTCTCAGCGCCCCG CTTTGTTCAAGTCTTTGCTGTTCGAGGCGTGCGGGCGAACTATCAACCCGGTGAACGGTGCCGTGGGTTTGATGTGGACCGGCAATTGGCATCTCTGCCAGGCGGCGGTAGAGACGGTTCTCCGCGGCGGCACGCTCAGCACACTTCCTGGTCTCGCCGCCGAGGACCACAGCGACGACGCGCCGCCGGAGTCCGACGGCCTCTGCTCCCCGCCGTTGATGGGGTTCTCCTCCTCCGCGGCCAAGCGGTGGAAGGTGCCTGCCCCATACGACGCGGTGGCAGCGTTGTCATGCGATCTAGACTTGTGTTTGACCCCTTCACCCGGCGACGGGAGTGAGGAGAAGCGAAGCTGGCGCCCGGCGACGCCGTCGATCAACTCAGAAGGATCGGTGACGACGAGCGGCGGAGGCGACGGTTCCACCGCCGAGCCAAGGCTTCTCAACCTCTTCGTTTGA